A window of Daucus carota subsp. sativus chromosome 2, DH1 v3.0, whole genome shotgun sequence genomic DNA:
ACTCTCCATAATATCATACTTGATGAAGATGATCAGCAGTTGCATGGATCACAGCTGCAGCTTGATCCGCACTTGCAGGCGTGCCCTCCCTCTGCTCCAAAGCTCTGCTCTTCCCCACCGAAGTTACTAAAAACAtggtaaattaaattttaatgctAGAAATATGTTATAGTATTCATAAGTATATAAGATTTGGTTAAAAATGATGTAAACCTCTTCACTGGTGCAACACCGACGATAAGTGTAGCAGTTGTGCTGTTTTCAAGGTCAAGGTGAGCACAGCTGCATGAGTATAAACATTTCGTCAGTTACAAACATAAATGCAACTAAAATACATGCGTAAATCCTGTTTAATATTCTTTGTATATAGTACAAGGTAGAAGGTTAACCTGCAGCCGCTGCCACACTTGCAGCCAGAACCACAgctacatgatgatgatccacaGCTAGACATCTTCTTCAAATTCTAACAAGAGATTTTAAATTGAAGGGGTTTGAGTTTTTGCTGAATTACATAGCTAATGACTCCTGTATTTATAGTGCAAACAGATGAAATCAGAGTATGCTATCAACCGTACACGTGTTACATGATTGAATTGCTTGTTCCCGCTTGATGGatatgataatataattaaatcttCCTAAAACATTTCTTAACTTTTCATTTTCAATATACAATTTTACACTATCTTAGATTAGTGATATCTTGTACTATGCTAATACTAGATTGGTGATATCTTGTCCTAAGGTGTGTCTTCTTGTAGTCATTAGACAGTAGCTATAGCAACTTTGTATATGATATTGGTGATGATTCAAGCACTCCACCTAGTTCATAGTTTTCtgattttttaatcaaattccCTTTCAGTCAATTATCTTCGATGGATATCTATGCAGATCCTGCTTCAGAGTGAATCTTGATGGTAAAAACTAGGTAAATTCATAGAAGTAATTGTTGCTTATAGTGAAATAAATTAGTACAGCATCTTGTGACCGAAGCAAAGATGAGGCACATCTTATCAGTAAGCTGTAAACAAATTACTGATGAGGCAGGAAGCATGCTGCTTAATTTGACCTAAACAAAGTTATCATGTTCAtaaagattaaaataatttttgcagTTTTAATTAAGGTGGTAATCCTGTTATCTGGCTCTTTGATCACTGCAAAAGCAAGGGCTGAAATTGTCAATGTTTTGCATAATAATCATATAACTGGGCtttgatttatttattgttaatcagattaatcaTCCATTTATTCTGCACTTTGTATAAAATTTAGGCACTAGGTTCTAATTTCAGAAAATACCCTTCATGCATCAGCTAGTTTGctaaaaacattataatttgtcGAGGTGTGATGGAACTCAAATCCATGAAATCAAGAATAATAATTCGAGACTATCATGCATTTCAAAACCCTCACTTTGAAGAAATGATTCTTTATACCAACATTATAGCAGACATTTGAAGGACACGAGTACACAAGTTGCCGATGACATCTAAAAACTCTAGATCTTCCTAGATGTTCTGATGGCAGtcttatttatcaaaattaattttcgtGAAAAATAGAAGCTGCTACTATGTCGATTCACTTCATCAAGTATGCTCATGATCCGCAGTTGCATGGATCACAGGTGCAGCTTGACCCGCAGCTAGacattttcttcaaataattaaaagttTGTACGAATATTATATGATCATATATCGTATTTGTTGGCTTGGCCACGACCCAGAGTGGACAATATCATAAAGATTCGGAGTTAATGGGTGTCATGCGGCCAACAGTATTATTACAGAGTAGACTTTGAGTTGGTGAAATCACACTCATTACCCTCCCACTGAAAGTGCGAAAAAAGAGATCATATAATTGAGGTGtttcatatttgttatttggaaaaaaaagaggcttatttcagaaaaaagtgaagttttatgtacttttcctaaaaaaataagccctttctgaaaaataagtgtAGCCAAACGACTCCAAATGTTATTAAACCATACACGAGAGCAAATCACAGGGTCcttgtgtatatatgaatatCATTGTCTCCTTCCCACCTAATAGCTAATGAATCTTGGATTCCTTAAACCTCTCATTTTCACAGGTCAATTTACTAGTGCTGGATTAGTTGTATGTTATTGGTATGAAATTTTAACTCTAGCTCTGAAAGTTGTTATCTCATTTTCTTGTTTACTAATCCATTTCCTTTCAATCAACCATCGGCAGATGAAagctaaataaatttatatgaacAAAGTATTGCTCAAGATATATGCTTGGCCATTAGTTAACAGAAGGAACATGATGTAGAGGTTAGACGGCTATGAAGAATTAGTCTGTTCGACTTTATCCTGACATACTTGTTTTTACCTGTTGATACCTCTCCACCATGGCTAGtaagaaattaaaatatgaatcttaCCTGCATTTTTTTTAAGGCCTCATTAAAACCTTCAAGTGcaaaacccatagggaaaaatGTTGACAACTATGAACATAAAGTTTCAGTAGGAATCAAACCAAGAACCAGAGCAAGCAGTGAGAGAAACAAGATATGTGAGAAAAAGAAGTCTGCTTTTAATAAATCTTGTCCTGACCATAATGGGAGATAACAAAAAGCCTTATAGCACTTAGCATCTAGCTATCAGACAAATAGTTTTAACAGCTCAAATAACAACCTCAAATGACAACAAAAGGAAACAGCAGATGGTCCATACCAGTAGCCAGACACAGACAAAATAACATAACAAACTAAcagaacaaatattaaaaatagtttTGAGCATATTCTTCAATACTCCTCCTCAAGCTGAGGATGCATTCTACAGAGTGGATCCCAGCTTGCTAGCATGTTCCTGATGAGCCTTGACTGGGAGAattttggtgaaaatgtctgcaaCCTGTTGATGAGAGGGTGTGTATTCAGTCTTGATGAACCCTTCCTTGATCTGGTCCCTCACAAAATGACAATCTATGTCTACATGCTTGGTCTTCTCATGCATCACAGGGTTGGCAGCAATTGCAATAGCTGCCTTATTATCACACTTCAAGATAGTTGGCGGTAGATCTTTTAAGCCAAGATCTTTGAGCAGAGATGAGAGCCACTTCACTTCACACGCTGTCAATGCCATGGACCTATATTCGGCCTCAGCAGACGACCTCGCAACTACAGTTTGTTTCTTCGCTTTCCATGAAATCGGAGATTCTCCCAAGAAAATGCAATAGCCAGATGTGGATCTCCTAGTAACAGGGCAACTAGCCCAATCACTATCACAGTATGCTGTCAATTGAGCAGAAGAGCTAGAAGCCAGCAGAAGTCCTTGAGATTTAGTACCAATCAGATACCTTAGAAGTCTTTTAGCAGCCTGCAAGTGTATGGTAGTAGGTTGATGCATGTATTGAGATAATAGTTGTACTGAGAAACTGATATCAGGCCTTGTTATTGTTAAATAGATCAGTTTTCCCACAAGTCTTTGGTACAAACTTGGATCAGCCAATATGTCTCCTTTCTCAGGACAGAGCTTCAAGTGTATGTCCATAGGCAGTTGGAGTGGTTTCTTACCAGCCATGCCAAACTCAGAAATAATGTCACTAGTGTATTTCTTTTGACAAAGAAATATGCCATCTGCAGACCTTGAGATTTCTATGCCAAGAAAATACCTCAAGTTTCCCAAATCCTTCATATGAAAATTCTGAGCAAGGAAGCCTTTAAGCTGTTGAATAGTTGTCATACAATTACCACACAGCAGtaaatcatcaacatataccAGCACCATTGTTATAGTGGCAGATGTGTGTGTGAAGAACAAACTATGATCATTCTTCGACTGAGTATACCCCATTGTTAGCAGTGTTGAAGAAAGCTTGCCAAACCACAACCCCGGCGTTTGTTTAAGGCCATAcaaagtttttttcaacttgcAAACCAATGTAGAGTTGGTAATGTTGGCAGATTCGACATTGATCCTGCAGCCTAGGTGTGTGTATCCTTGAGGTAACTTCATATAAATAGTATCACGCAATTCCCCGTGTAGGAAGGCATTGCTCACATCCATCTGGCAAGTAAACCAGTTCTGCATAGCTGCTATAGCTAATAAAGTTCTTGCTGTAGTGAgttttgccacaggggcaaacGTCTCAGCATAATCTACCCCatacttctgcttatttcccaaaatCACAAGCCTAGACTTGTATTTTTCAATAGTTCCATCAGGTTGAAACTTTGTCTTGAACAGCCACATACATCCTATGGCCTGCTTGTTTGGAGGCAGTTCAGTGATTTCCCAAGTATCATTAAGCTCCAGGGCATCTAACTCTGCATTCATAGCATCTCTCCAGTGAGCATATTGCACAACATCTTTAAAACTTTTTGGATCATGAGTTTTAGCAATGGTTGTCATGAAGCAGTTAAATTGAGGTTCAATCACAGTAGTGGCCAGATTAGATATGGAACTGATGTTTGGTGGCAACACAAAATCTTTCATCCAGGAGGGGTTTCTTGTGATTCTATTGGATTTTCTGAGAACAAGTGGTGGTGAAGCTAAGGTTTGTGGTGTGTCGCTTTCTATTGGCTCCTCCTGTGAGTTGGTGTTATTCACATCATCCTCATTATCTGATTCAGGTGAATCAACAACCCAATCATCTGTGTTTATAACAGGTGTGATGTGTGGGAATGTTGGAGGTACTGGACTCATGAATGAAGCTGAGCTGTCTTTGTGAAAGGGGAATATAGATTTATGAAAGACAACATCCCTCGAAATAATTTCTTCATTATTAAGAAGATTGAGCAATTTGTATCCCTTCTTTAAAGGCTGATAGCCGAGAAAAACACATGGCACACCTTTATAATTGAATTTATCAGTTGAAACAGATGGATTTGAAGAGAAGCATAAGCACCCAAACACTTTCATGTCGTCATACTCAGGAGGCTTGTTGTATAACAATTCATATGGAGTGTGATTGTTTAAAACAGATGAAGGGAGTCTATTTATGATGTACACTGCTGTCATAACACATGCTCCCCATAAGTGAAGTGGAAGCCCGGCATGAAATCTGAGTGATCTGGCTATTTCAAGGATATGCCTGTGTTTTCTTTCAACCCTAGCGTTTTGCTGGGGTCTGTAAACACAGGTTGTTTGATGTAGGATGCCTTTCTCAGAAAAAAATTGCTTCGAAGCTTGGTCAGTGAATTCTAACGCATTGTCAGACCTCAGAAATTTGATGGTTTTGTCAAAGTGATTTTGAGCATATTTATAGAAGGATTTCAGGTTATCAAGACAATCAGATTTATGCTTAAGCAAATAAACCCAAGTATACGCATTGTCAGACCTCAGAAATTTGATGGTTTTGTCAAAGTGATTTTGAGCATATTTATAGAAGGATTTCAGGTTATCAAGACAATCAGATTTATGCTTAAGCAAATAAACCCAAGTATGTCGAGTGCAGCCATCAACAATTGTGAGGAAAAATCTATATTTCCCATTGTATGGCAGTTTATAGGGTCCCCATatgtaggggtgtacacggatCCGTGAAACCGACCGAACCAACccaaaccgatcatatttcaCCCGAACCAATCCGAACTTTTTTGACCCGATTGATAATTggattaaaaaatgagtaacccgatttaattgggttggacacgggtttcggttttttttaaccgatccaacccaacccgattaaaaaatattaaattacatataaaaatcattCACCCCACCCTAGTAACCCATAATATGTTAGCATAGTCCATTTAACTGATTTATTGATTTGTTATGCTTTGctaattgttgatttgttgtgCTTTACTAATTGTTTCTgttcaacttaatttttaaatttattgctaTAATTTTGAAACTTCTGGTATCGAGCTTAACATGGTATCGAGCTTTAATTGTTTTGATAAGTAGTGCACGTTTTTTAAGATGTTATAGTGCTTAACTCATTTTGTATACACTGGGTATTTCACCTTGCTGTAGTACATTCAgttaaagttttatcttttaatgtGTCGGAAATTTGGTTTTGCTAGATCATGGAAacgaattattttatatttcataacccGATCAAACCGatccgaaccgatccgaaccgaagtaatacaaattggtttgggttatgaatataatttttatgatttgggTTGAGAATTTaaaaacccgatttaattgggttgggttgttaaatttctttaacccgcccaacccgaaccgtgtacacccctacccATATGTCTATATGAATTAACTCAAAGGGAACCGAAGCATGTGACAAACTATCATTGAATGGCAATTTAGCAAACTTAGACATAGGGCATGTGATGCACATTTGAGAGGTATCATGAGTGTATGATTTAACACAAGGAATATGTTTAAGTTTAGCTAAAGATGCATGTCCTAGCCTATGATGCCACAAAGCCAGATTCTTTGATATATGAACAGAAGGCACATGATTAGTTGGAGGATTACCGGATGATAGTGCAGATGCAGATATGATAGCAACAGATTGCACAACAGCATCCAAGTAATAGAGTCCATTCCTTGCCTTGCCTAAGCCTTTCAGTTGACGAGTCTTACTGTCCACGATAGTGCAGTGATTTGAGAAGAACTGCACTTCATAGTCACCATCTTTTATGAGTTTTTGGACTGAAAGAAGGTTGTGTTTAAACCCGGGAACACACAGAACATTCTTGAGTATCAAATCTGCCTTCAAACACACTGTTCCTGAGTGTGTGATGGCCACAGTTGCTCCAGTTGGCAAGTTAATTGTTTGATTAAGCTTGAACTCTCTAGAGTTGATCAGATTAGACAGATGAGGAGTCATATGGTCTGAAGCCCCTGAGTCTATTATCCATTCTGTTGGTGAACCTTGAGCTGTGTTACAAGTAATCATTCCAGAAAAATGGTGATCTATTTCTTCATCAGTATCCGAATCTTTCACTTGGCTATTCTGGAGTTGCGGCACAAGTTTAGCCAATTGCTCTAACTGTTGTGGTGTGAAGAGGAGACCAGATGTACTTGGATTGAATTCAAATGTGTGGCTACTACGAACAGCAGCAGCCATTTTTGGTTTAGGTTGGCCAGACCATCTAGTGTTTGGGTTAACACTAAAGTTTTTTGATTTAACAGCAGGATTGTATTTAGTATTTTTTGGATGCCATCTGGGATATCCAATCACTTGCCAACATTTGTCACTAGAGTGCCCTTTGACTCCGCAAACAGCGCAAGCAGTAGCGTTTTCAGGGTGTGTTTTACCACCATACATAGCAAGGACTTCATTTGCAGGTGAATAATTGAGAACTGCTCTTTGTGCTTCTTCTTGTTCAAGAGTAGCACATGCAGTTTCCACAGTTGGGAGGGGTGTAAGCATAAGCAAGTTGCTTCTTTGTGTATTAAACACTTCATTCAAACCATTAAGGAACTGAAATAACCTCAACTCCTCCTTCTGTGTATTAATAGTTTCTAGAAGTTTGACGACATCAGGTGATGGATTTGACACAGAAGGCAACATATTCATAGAGTCGAGCTCCTCCCAAACAGATTTCAGAGAAGTGTAATACTCAGTGATAGATGATGAACTTTGTTTTAAAGAATACAAATCTTTACAAAGTTTGTATTTTCTTGAACCGTTGGTTAAGGCAAAACGTTTTTCTAAATTGACCCAAATGTCTTTAGCAGAGGTCATGTACATGATGGACTGTTTAATTGTGGAAGAAACATTACCTGTAATCCAGGCTATCACCATGTTGTTACAGGTCTCCCACAACTCAGCCTTCAAATCATCATATGTGGGAATGGAAACTGTGCCATTGATGAACCCAAGCTTTCTTTTAGAAGAGAGATTTATCTCCATGGATCTCCTCCATGCTCTATAGTCAGAGCTTCCTTGTAGCTTATCTACTTGGATAGAACAAGCATTATCAGACGGGTGTAAGAAAAGAGGGTTTGTGAGATCTTGATAGCTGACTCTATTTTGAGCCATATTCTATTCAGGAAGAAAGGACAGATTTCAAATGTGTAGAAGAGAGATAAAAAATAGCAAGAAAGAAAGGAAGAAATCAAGCTCTGATTCAgtatggctctgataccatgttgacaACTATGAACATAAAGTTTCAGTAGGAATCAAACCAAGAACCAGAGCAAGCAGTGAGAGAAACAAGATATGTGAGAAAAAGAAGTCTGCTTTTAATAAATCTTGTCCTGACCATATATGGGAGATAACAAAAAGCCTTATAGCACTTAGCATCTAGCTATCAGGCAAATAGTTTTAACAGCTCAAATAACAACCTCAAATGACAACAAAAGGAAACAGCAGATGGTCCATACCAGTAGCCAGACACAGACAAAATAACATAACAAACTAACAGAACAGATATTAAAAATAGTTTTGAGCATATTCTTCAATAAAAAAACTCAAAGAGAAACCTGTATGTTGAGTTTGAGTAGCCTGTATGTTGGGCGGAAGTAAATTTTATGGAATTATACAATTTTCTTAATGTATAACAAAGAAATTCTTCAAACAGAAAATTGTCAAGTAGAACATATGGTGAtctctcttcaactaatttttgtACTATGATACCCACACTTTGTTCAagaatttatttatcaattttttaagcAAATATAAATTGCTCAATAGAATCAAATATTAGATCAGCTATAATATTTATGGATCTGTAAAGAACCTCATTTATCAAGTTATATTCTACGCTACTTGTTGGAAAAGAAACAGCTGATTCACCATCAGGAAGCTCTTCATCCCAACAACATCCTTATGTACTCTATACATAATTGAATAAGATCATAATCAGCCTTAACACTTCCTCTTGTTCCTTAAATGTTGTCGTTTTATAGCGATACATGGCTAGCTTGCTAGATTTACTTGGTTAGATAATGTTTTCGCAGCCTCTGTTGTATAGCTTAATGcttattgtttttgtttggGTTAAAAAGGCCTATCTTCTGCTCTTTTTTAAATATCATCGCGGCCCTTCATAACCCTTCCTGCAACAAAGTGAGATGATCAACACATGTTCCTAATCCTTAAGTACTGCAGTATGAAGCTTACGGGTTGTTACAAATGAAAAGCTGTCATGATCAAACACCTGGTGAAATCTTTTTTAAAAGGTTCTGATTATTAATCTTATAAACACACCCTTCTAATTATTTAGTTCAACTGTCGTGTCAAAGATATCGCttgaaaattgagttttttaatGCTTTTACCGAGTAGTCTAAGAAATTATCCGGTTTCACACATAACATGCCATTTGTTCAGGGACGAAGCTACACAGGGGCCAGAAGGGGCCATGGCCCCCCATAATGTTATAATTtgtgttatataattttgaaaaaaattatattttatctacatatttatataaaaataaaaatttagcccCCCTAAAAAAAATATCTGTTCGCTcctaataaatatttaacattgtAAAATAACGTTTTAATTCTTAGATTTCTCTAATTCATGTATTagaccaaatttaaaaatataaataaataaaaatatggatatacatacaattatactatttaaaaaaaaaaatgtagaatGTAATATGTGATAAAGTTAAACATCAatatagtttttttaaaaaaacaagaatCTTTGGGGGAGGTCTGAGAAACTTATACCTCACTTCTCATTATCGTAAAATAGATTTAGTCCTCGTGTATTAtcagttttttaattaatattaatattaatattgattttaCTCATCGTCAATTCAAATTTCATCATCCAAGTAAcatttttacttgtttaaacTGTAACTTGTCATTTTCTAAATAATCATATGTTGTTTTTGTAAGGTTAATAGACATAATATGTAGTTTTTGAggtattgttaaaattttacttgcttctattcataatataatttcatttaatgTGTATTAAttgctaattaaagattacAGTATAACTTAGAGTTATTATGATGAGTTTTCCGATCattttatacttatatatatttgaagataaatagctaaatattttagttgacacaattatatatttgatatcttGATTTAAAAGAACGCAAAACtttactataaatttttttactagtatttttgtatttattttatattgaatattttattgtgttAACGAAAAATTTTAGTGtcaaagaaatttttttggccCCCTTATGGATATTTGCTGGCTTCATCCTGCATTTGTTTAGTGTTAATCACCTTCTGCATCCATTCATTCTGCGCTTCGTTCCCAAATTTTGGCACTAGGATCAAAACCCACCCTTCCATGTGTGACAAAAACTCGACATACAAATTCAAGATAACAATTAGAGAATCCAAAGTAATAATTCCTTATACCAACATATAGCAGAGTGTGGAACAGCACAAGTACACAAGTTGCCTGAGACATCAGAAGTTCTAGATTTTCTGAGATGTTCTGGTGGTTgtcttatttttcaattttaatacaGAATTAAAGCCACAAgctgctatatatatatatatatatatatatatatatatatatatatatatatatatatatgttggtaCAGTTCATCATGATTGATGGAAATCAACAGCTGCATGGATCACAAGTGCAGCTTGATCCACATTTGCAGGCATTTCCTCCTTCTGCTCCAAAGCTCTTCTCAGCTCCATCAAAGCTGCTGTAACATATAACAACAAAGTTATTTTATGTTCCTATATTAGTGtgctaatataaattaaatgcaAGAAGATCTAAGTAAAGTTATTATACAAGATGGAACGATATCAAACATACGTCTTCATAGGTGCAACTCCAGCAATGATTGTAGCAGCTACAGAATTCTCTATGTCAAGGTGCATGCTGCATCTGCAATTTGACACATTTGGTTACTACCTCTAAAGGATGAAGAAGTTAGAATAGATTAGTTATGATTCATGTTAATGAGAATTTCAAGGAAAATAACTATATCACTCT
This region includes:
- the LOC108206707 gene encoding metallothionein-like protein 1; this translates as MSSCGSSSCSCGSGCKCGSGCSCAHLDLENSTTATLIVGVAPVKSNFGGEEQSFGAEGGHACKCGSSCSCDPCNC
- the LOC108205619 gene encoding metallothionein-like protein 1 isoform X2, whose amino-acid sequence is MSSCGSNCSCGSDCKCGSNGGCSMHLDIENSVAATIIAGVAPMKTFDGAEKSFGAEGGNACKCGSSCTCDPCSC
- the LOC108205619 gene encoding metallothionein-like protein 1 isoform X1; protein product: MSSCGSNCSCGSDCKCGSNGGCSMHLDIENSVAATIIAGVAPMKTSFDGAEKSFGAEGGNACKCGSSCTCDPCSC